A region of Cucumis melo cultivar AY chromosome 2, USDA_Cmelo_AY_1.0, whole genome shotgun sequence DNA encodes the following proteins:
- the LOC103502391 gene encoding arginine-specific demethylase JMJ20 isoform X2, translating into MSVSEFIDQWCKEPIPENGLGSNNGLTDESVLYLKDWHFVKEYLNYTAYSTPHFVCDDWLNLYLDSYRMHRDPDSYQENDEISCSDYRFVYMGAKGSWTPLHADVFRSYSWSANVCGKKQWFLLPPSQSHLVFDRNMKACVYNIFDDISENLFPGFKKATWLECIQEPNEIIFVPSGWYHQVHNLDDTISINHNWFNSYNLCWVLDLMLRDYNEAKEYIEDIRDICDDFEGLCQRNLAANTGMNFYDFFIFLARFSLANSVVLDILVRDAENIAGTGSTFPIIQQLVQNLSSIQQIALKMKSLECFSGDQGFVLDLVETHKNPMFSKLCYSLIQICESIHNRQVLSLCSKTVATQDSCTLIVIQNFCDAVSSPQDLVKYIDAVLTEHTSLESSE; encoded by the exons ATGTCTGTTTCAGAGTTCATTGATCAATGGTGTAAGGAGCCCATACCGGAGAATGGCCTTGGCTCAAACAATGGACTTACAGACGAGTCTGTACTATACTTGAAAGACTGGCATTTTGTGAAG GAATATCTAAATTATACAGCATATTCAACTCCACACTTTGTTTGTGATGACTGGCTGAACCTATACCTTGACAGCTACCGTATGCACAGGGATCCTGACTCTTACCAAGAGAATGATGAAATAAGTTGCTCCGACTATCGTTTCGTTTACATGGGAGCAAAAG GTTCTTGGACTCCACTTCATGCTGATGTTTTCAGGTCATACAGCTGGTCAGCAAATGTTTGTGGAAAGAAACAGTGGTTTCTTTTGCCTCCTTCTCAGTCTCATCTTGTATTCGACAG GAATATGAAGGCCTGTGTTTATAATATCTTTGATGATATAAGTGAAAATTTGTTTCCTGGTTTTAAGAAG GCTACCTGGTTGGAATGTATTCAAGAaccaaatgaaattatatttgTGCCAAGTGGCTGGTATCATCAAGTTCATAATCTG GATGACACCATATCAATAAACCACAATTGGTTTAACTCCTACAATCTCTGTTGGGTG tTGGACTTGATGTTGCGGGACTATAATGAAGCCAAGGAGTACATAGAAGACATTAGAGATATATGTGATGATTTTGAAGGTCTCTGTCAGCGCAACCTTGCAGCTAACACAG GCATGAACTTCTAtgacttcttcatcttcttagCACGCTTTTCGCTCGCGAATTCGGTGGTACTTGACATTCTAGTTAGAGATGCTGAAAATATTGCTGGGACTGGGAGCACATTTCCAATAATTCAACAGTTGGTTCAGAATCTTTCTTCAATACAGCAGATTGCCTTGAAAATGAAATCCCTGGAATGTTTTTCAGGAGACCAAGGATTCGTGTTGGATCTAGTAGAAACACACAAAAATCCCATGTTTTCTAAACTCTGTTATTCTTTAATTCAAATCTGTGAGTCCATACACAATCGACAGGTTTTGAGCTTATGTTCAAAGACAGTCGCAACACAAGATTCTTGCACTTTGATAGTCATTCAAAACTTTTGTGATGCTGTTTCGTCTCCCCAAGATCTTGTCAAATATATCGACGCGGTCTTAACTGAACACACAAGCTTAGAATCATCGGAATGA
- the LOC103502391 gene encoding arginine-specific demethylase JMJ20 isoform X1, translating into MMGIEICGEIDKVNGKGLSYKEFVERYMEKNKPVVLTGLMDDWKACSDWVDENGQPNLSFFSTHFGKSRVQVADCGTREFTDQKRVEMSVSEFIDQWCKEPIPENGLGSNNGLTDESVLYLKDWHFVKEYLNYTAYSTPHFVCDDWLNLYLDSYRMHRDPDSYQENDEISCSDYRFVYMGAKGSWTPLHADVFRSYSWSANVCGKKQWFLLPPSQSHLVFDRNMKACVYNIFDDISENLFPGFKKATWLECIQEPNEIIFVPSGWYHQVHNLDDTISINHNWFNSYNLCWVLDLMLRDYNEAKEYIEDIRDICDDFEGLCQRNLAANTGMNFYDFFIFLARFSLANSVVLDILVRDAENIAGTGSTFPIIQQLVQNLSSIQQIALKMKSLECFSGDQGFVLDLVETHKNPMFSKLCYSLIQICESIHNRQVLSLCSKTVATQDSCTLIVIQNFCDAVSSPQDLVKYIDAVLTEHTSLESSE; encoded by the exons ATGATGGGTATCGAAATTTGTGGGGAAATAGACAAAGTAAATGGGAAAGGACTGAGTTATAAGGAATTTGTAGAACGATACATGGAGAAGAACAAACCTGTAGTGTTGACAGGTCTCATGGATGATTGGAAGGCTTGCAGTGATTGGGTCGACGAGAATGGGCAGCCAAATCTAAGTTTCTTTTCCACCCATTTCGGGAAGTCCAGGGTACAG GTTGCAGATTGCGGTACTAGAGAATTTACAGATCAGAAGAGAGTAGAAATGTCTGTTTCAGAGTTCATTGATCAATGGTGTAAGGAGCCCATACCGGAGAATGGCCTTGGCTCAAACAATGGACTTACAGACGAGTCTGTACTATACTTGAAAGACTGGCATTTTGTGAAG GAATATCTAAATTATACAGCATATTCAACTCCACACTTTGTTTGTGATGACTGGCTGAACCTATACCTTGACAGCTACCGTATGCACAGGGATCCTGACTCTTACCAAGAGAATGATGAAATAAGTTGCTCCGACTATCGTTTCGTTTACATGGGAGCAAAAG GTTCTTGGACTCCACTTCATGCTGATGTTTTCAGGTCATACAGCTGGTCAGCAAATGTTTGTGGAAAGAAACAGTGGTTTCTTTTGCCTCCTTCTCAGTCTCATCTTGTATTCGACAG GAATATGAAGGCCTGTGTTTATAATATCTTTGATGATATAAGTGAAAATTTGTTTCCTGGTTTTAAGAAG GCTACCTGGTTGGAATGTATTCAAGAaccaaatgaaattatatttgTGCCAAGTGGCTGGTATCATCAAGTTCATAATCTG GATGACACCATATCAATAAACCACAATTGGTTTAACTCCTACAATCTCTGTTGGGTG tTGGACTTGATGTTGCGGGACTATAATGAAGCCAAGGAGTACATAGAAGACATTAGAGATATATGTGATGATTTTGAAGGTCTCTGTCAGCGCAACCTTGCAGCTAACACAG GCATGAACTTCTAtgacttcttcatcttcttagCACGCTTTTCGCTCGCGAATTCGGTGGTACTTGACATTCTAGTTAGAGATGCTGAAAATATTGCTGGGACTGGGAGCACATTTCCAATAATTCAACAGTTGGTTCAGAATCTTTCTTCAATACAGCAGATTGCCTTGAAAATGAAATCCCTGGAATGTTTTTCAGGAGACCAAGGATTCGTGTTGGATCTAGTAGAAACACACAAAAATCCCATGTTTTCTAAACTCTGTTATTCTTTAATTCAAATCTGTGAGTCCATACACAATCGACAGGTTTTGAGCTTATGTTCAAAGACAGTCGCAACACAAGATTCTTGCACTTTGATAGTCATTCAAAACTTTTGTGATGCTGTTTCGTCTCCCCAAGATCTTGTCAAATATATCGACGCGGTCTTAACTGAACACACAAGCTTAGAATCATCGGAATGA
- the LOC103502393 gene encoding cell division cycle protein 48 homolog, with the protein MADPTASSASDKGQEPSSSSDEKNTKRDFSTAILERKKSPNRLVVDEAINDDNSVVSLHPATMEKLQFFRGDTILLKGKKRRDTVCIVLADEQCEESKIRMNKIVRGNLRVRLGDVVSVHQCPDVKYGKRVHILPIDDTIEGVTGNLFDAYLKPYFLEAYRPVRKGDLFLVRGGMRSVEFKVIETDPGEYCVVAPDTEIFCEGEPIKREDEERLNEVGYDDVGGVRKQMAQIRELVELPLRHPQLFKSIGVKPPKGILLYGPPGSGKTLIARAVANETGAFFFLINGPEIMSKLAGESESNLRKAFEEAEKNAPSIIFIDELDSIAPKREKTHGEVERRIVSQLLTLMDGLKTRAHVIVIGATNRPNSIDPALRRFGRFDREIDIGVPDEVGRLEVLRIHTKNMKLAENVDLERVARDTHGYVGADLAALCTEAALQCIREKMDVIDLEDESIDAEVLNSMAVTNEHFQTALGSSNPSALRETVVEVPNVSWDDIGGLENVKRELQETVQYPVEHPEKFEKFGMSPSKGVLFYGPPGCGKTLLAKAIANECQANFISVKGPELLTMWFGESEANVREIFDKARQSAPCVLFFDELDSIATQRGSSVGDAGGAADRVLNQLLTEMDGMTAKKTVFIIGATNRPDIIDPALLRPGRLDQLIYIPLPDESSRLQIFEACLRKSPVAKDVNLSALARYTHGFSGADITEICQRACKYAIRENIEKDLERERKQGENSEAMEEDEIDDVSEIKAAHFEESMKFARRSVSDADIRKYQLFAQTLQQSRGIGSEFRFPDRNDNVAAGSADPYASTMGAGDDDDLYG; encoded by the exons ATGGCAGACCCAACGGCTTCTTCGGCTTCAGACAAGGGACAGGAACCCTCTTCTTCATCGGACGA GAAAAATACTAAACGGGATTTTTCCACTGCAATTTTGGAACGGAAGAAATCTCCAAATCGCTTAGTTGTTGATGAGGCTATAAATGATGATAACTCTGTTGTTTCTTTGCATCCTGCCACCATGGAAAAGTTGCAGTTCTTTAGAGGAGATACTATTTTATTAAAG gGGAAGAAGCGGAGAGATACAGTGTGTATTGTACTTGCTGATGAACAATGTGAAGAGTCAAAAATCAGAATGAATAAAATTGTAAGAGGTAATCTCAGAGTTCGTCTTGGAGATGTTGTATCTGTCCATCAGTGTCCTGATGTGAAGTATGGAAAGCGGGTTCATATCCTCCCTATTGATGATACAATAGAGGGTGTTACTGGCAACCTATTTGATGCATATTTGAAAC CTTATTTCTTGGAAGCATATCGACCGGTAAGGAAGGGTGACCTGTTCTTAGTCCGGGGTGGAATGAGAAGTGTTGAGTTCAAGGTCATAGAAACGGATCCTGGTGAATACTGTGTTGTTGCACCTGATACCGAGATCTTCTGTGAGGGAGAACCCATCAAACGTGAGGATGAGGAGAGATTAAATGAAGTTGGATATGATGATGTTGGAGGTGTCAGGAAGCAAATGGCTCAGATCCGAGAATTAGTCGAGTTACCACTTAGACACCCACAACTCTTCAAATCAATTGGTGTTAAGCCTCCAAAAGGGATATTGCTATATGGGCCTCCTGGTTCTGGAAAAACTCTTATAGCAAGAGCTGTTGCTAACGAGACAGGTGCCTTCTTCTTTCTTATTAATGGGCCGGAAATAATGTCAAAGTTAGCTGGTGAGAGCGAAAGTAATCTGAGGAAGGCATTTGAGGAAGCTGAAAAGAATGCCCCCTCGATTATATTTATTGATGAGCTTGATTCCATTGCTCCAAAGAGGGAGAAAACGCATGGAGAAGTGGAAAGACGGATTGTGTCCCAACTTCTTACCTTGATGGATGGCCTGAAGACTCGAGCACATGTTATTGTTATTGGAGCAACTAATAGACCCAATTCAATTGACCCTGCTTTGAGGAGATTTGGAAGATTTGATCGGGAGATTGATATTGGTGTACCCGATGAAGTAGGACGATTGGAAGTCCTTAGGATCCATACAAAGAACATGAAACTTGCAGAGAAT GTTGATCTTGAGAGAGTTGCAAGGGATACACATGGTTATGTTGGTGCCGACCTAGCCGCTCTTTGTACTGAAGCAGCACTCCAGTGTATTAGGGAGAAAATGGATGTCATCGACTTGGAAGATGAATCAATAGATGCTGAGGTTTTGAATTCCATGGCTGTAACCAATGAACACTTCCAAACTGCTCTAGGGTCTTCTAATCCATCGGCCTTGCGGGAAACT GTTGTGGAGGTTCCAAACGTGTCATGGGATGATATTGGTGGGTTGGAAAATGTTAAAAGAGAGCTCCAGGAG ACTGTCCAATACCCAGTGGAGCATCCTGAGAAGTTTGAAAAATTTGGCATGTCACCTTCTAAAGGTGTTCTCTTTTATGGTCCCCCTGGCTGTGGTAAAACGCTACTGGCTAAGGCAATTGCCAATGAATGCCAGGCCAACTTTATAAGTGTGAAAGGACCTGAGTTGCTGACGATGTGGTTTGGTGAAAGTGAGGCAAACGTGAGAGAGATATTTGACAAGGCTCGTCAGTCAGCTCCTTGTGTACTATTTTTTGATGAGCTCGATTCTATAGCAACTCAG CGTGGTAGCTCTGTTGGAGATGCTGGTGGTGCAGCAGACAGAGTCTTGAACCAACTTCTTACAGAAATGGATGGCATGACTGCAAAGAAGACTGTGTTCATAATTGGGGCAACAAACAGGCCAGACATTATCGACCCCGCGCTGCTGAGGCCGGGTCGTCTGGACCAATTAATATACATCCCACTCCCTGACGAGTCTTCTCGTCTTCAAATCTTTGAAGCGTGTCTGCGAAAGTCGCCAGTGGCGAAAGATGTCAATCTGTCAGCTCTTGCACGGTATACCCATGGCTTCAGTGGAGCTGATATCACCGAAATATGTCAGCGTGCCTGCAAGTATGCCATTAGAGAAAATATTGAGAAG GATCTTGAAAGGGAGAGAAAGCAGGGTGAAAACTCAGAAGCCATGGAAGAAGATGAGATTGACGATGTCTCAGAGATTAAAGCAGCACATTTTGAGGAGTCAATGAAGTTTGCTCGCCGAAGTGTGAGCGATGCAGACATCAGGAAGTACCAGCTCTTTGCTCAGACCCTACAGCAATCTCGTGGGATTGGTTCTGAGTTTCGGTTCCCTGATCGAAACGACAATGTGGCAGCGGGATCTGCTGACCCCTATGCTTCCACCATGGGTGCTGGAGATGATGATGACCTTTATGGCTGA
- the LOC103502390 gene encoding leucine-rich repeat receptor-like serine/threonine-protein kinase RGI4, producing MLMPVNSWTLPSSILILCFSVSYLFFPFGVSAINEQGQALLNWKLSFNGSNEALYNWNPNNENPCGWFGITCNRNREVVEVVLRYVNLPGKLPLNFSPLSSLNRLVLSGVNLTGSIPKEISALTQLRTLELSDNGLTGEIPSEICNLVDLEQLYLNSNLLEGSIPAGIGNLTNLKELILYDNQLSGVIPISIGNLKQLEVIRAGGNKNLHGSVPEEIGNCSSLVILGLAETSISGFLPSSLGRLKKLQTLAIYTALLSGQIPHELGDCIELQNIYLYENSLSGSIPSTLGRLQNLQSVLIWQNSLVGVIPPELGRCDQLFVIDISINSLTGSIPSTFGNLTLLQELQLSTNQLSGEIPKEIGNCPRITHIELDNNQLTGTIPSELGNLTNLTLLFLWQNKLEGSIPPTISNCRNLEALDLSLNAFTGPIPTGIFQLKKLSKLLLLSNNLSGVIPPAIGNCSALFRFRANNNKLTGEIPPQIGNLKNLIFLDLGNNHLTGALPPEISGCRNLTFLDMHSNSLKFLPQEFNQLSSLQYVDLSNNLIEGSPNPSFGSSNSLTKLVLSNNRFSGPIPTEIGTCLKLQLLDLSCNQLSGNIPPSLGKIPSLEISLNLSLNQLTGELPSELANLDKLGSLDLSYNQLSGDLHILADMQNLVVLNVSHNNFSGRVPETPFFTQLPLSVLSGNPDLCFAGEKCYTDNHSGGGHHTLAARVAMVVLLCTACALLLAAVYIILKDRHSCRRCFNGSRGEDPDTAFDSDLELGSGWEVTLYQKLDLSISDVIKCLTPANVIGRGKTGVVYRACISSGLIIAVKRFRSSDKFSAAAFSSEIATLARIRHRNIVRLLGWGANRRTKLLFYDYLPNGNLGALLHEGNGRVGLDWESRFKIALGVAEGLAYLHHDCVPAILHRDVKAHNILLGDRYEACLADFGLARLVEDGPSGSSSANPQFAGSYGYFAPEYGCMLRITEKSDVYSYGVVLLEIITGKKPADSSFAEGQHVIQWVRDHLKKKKDPVLILDPKLQGQPDSQIQEILQVLGISLLCTSDRSEDRPTMKDVAALLREIQQDQMGTATEAAEKPPRKNSNATSFDTTTSFSSSSSMAPASHLLFTLPLQESSRCSYASLSSSGAYIPRK from the exons ATGTTAATGCCTGTAAATTCATGGACCCTCCCCTCATCTATCCTAATCCTTTGTTTTTCAGTCTCATATCTTTTCTTCCCTTTTGGAGTTTCCGCCATTAATGAACAGGGTCAAGCTCTACTCAATTGGAAGCTAAGTTTTAATGGATCAAACGAGGCTCTATATAATTGGAACCCCAACAATGAAAATCCATGTGGGTGGTTTGGAATCACTTGCAATAGAAATAGAGAAGTAGTGGAAGTAGTATTGAGATACGTGAACTTACCAGGAAAGCTTCCATTGAATTTCTCTCCATTGTCATCCTTGAACAGGCTTGTCTTGTCTGGAGTGAATCTCACTGGTTCAATTCCTAAAGAGATCAGTGCTCTTACCCAGTTGCGTACCTTGGAACTCAGTGACAATGGCTTAACGGGAGAAATTCCAAGTGAAATATGCAATTTGGTAGATCTTGAACAGCTTTACCTCAATTCAAATCTACTCGAAGGGTCGATACCTGCAGGTATCGGAAATCTCACAAATTTGAAGGAGCTGATTCTGTATGATAACCAGTTAAGTGGTGTAATTCCCATTAGCATAGGGAATTTGAAGCAGCTTGAAGTGATTAGAGCTGGAGGGAACAAGAACTTACATGGTTCTGTGCCGGAAGAAATTGGTAATTGCAGTAGTTTGGTGATTCTTGGTTTAGCTGAAACAAGCATCTCCGGCTTTCTTCCATCTAGTCTTGGCCGACTGAAGAAGCTTCAAACATTGGCAATCTATACTGCACTTCTCTCCGGCCAGATTCCTCATGAACTTGGTGACTGCATTGAGCTTCAAAACATCTATCTCTACGAGAATTCGCTCTCCGGTTCGATCCCAAGCACATTAGGAAGGCTACAGAATCTTCAGAGTGTGCTAATATGGCAGAACAGTTTGGTCGGTGTAATACCGCCGGAGCTCGGTAGGTGTGACCAATTGTTCGTCATCGACATTTCAATTAATTCTCTGACGGGAAGCATCCCTTCAACATTTGGTAATTTAACATTGCTCCAAGAATTGCAGCTGAGTACAAATCAATTATCCGGTGAGATTCCGAAGGAGATCGGAAATTGTCCGAGAATCACTCACATCGAGCTTGATAACAACCAGCTCACTGGTACGATTCCCTCTGAATTGGGAAATCTCACCAATCTTACATTGCTGTTCTTGTGGCAAAACAAGCTTGAGGGAAGTATTCCACCCACCATTTCGAATTGTCGCAATCTCGAGGCGTTGGATTTATCACTGAATGCCTTCACAGGTCCAATTCCGACGGGAATTTTCCAGTTGaaaaaactttccaagcttctgcTTCTTTCCAACAACCTCTCCGGTGTGATACCGCCGGCAATAGGTAACTGTTCGGCTCTGTTTCGGTTCAGAGCTAACAACAACAAGCTCACCGGAGAAATTCCGCCGCAGATTGGGAATTTGAAGAACTTGATTTTCCTAGACCTCGGAAACAATCACCTCACTGGAGCGTTGCCTCCGGAGATTTCCGGCTGTCGAAATTTGACATTCCTCGATATGCATTCCAACTCTCTCAAATTTCTTCCACAAGAATTCAACCAGCTTTCTTCCCTCCAGTACGTTGATCTCTCAAATAATCTAATCGAAGGGTCGCCGAATCCgagttttggatcttccaactCGCTCACGAAACTCGTTCTCTCAAACAACCGCTTCTCTGGACCGATACCAACTGAAATCGGTACCTGCTTGAAACTGCAGTTACTGGATTTAAGTTGCAATCAGCTTTCCGGAAACATTCCTCCAAGCTTAGGCAAGATTCCTTCACTAGAAATTAGCCTCAATCTGAGCTTAAACCAACTAACCGGCGAGCTTCCGTCGGAGTTGGCAAATTTAGACAAGCTAGGGTCATTGGACCTCTCTTACAACCAACTCTCAGGTGACCTCCACATTCTCGCAGACATGCAGAATCTCGTAGTCCTCAATGTATCACACAACAATTTCTCAGGACGCGTACCAGAGACGCCATTCTTCACTCAACTCCCTCTGAGCGTCCTATCGGGTAACCCGGACTTGTGCTTCGCCGGCGAAAAATGCTACACCGACAACCACAGCGGCGGCGGTCACCACACACTAGCGGCTCGAGTGGCCATGGTGGTGTTACTGTGCACGGCATGCGCATTGCTATTAGCAGCAGTTTATATCATTCTCAAAGATAGACATTCATGTCGAAGATGCTTCAATGGGTCCCGCGGTGAAGATCCAGACACCGCCTTCGACAGCGACTTGGAGCTTGGTTCAGGTTGGGAAGTGACACTATACCAGAAGCTCGACCTGTCAATCTCCGACGTAATCAAGTGCTTAACGCCGGCAAACGTCATCGGCCGTGGCAAGACCGGCGTGGTGTACAGAGCATGCATCTCATCGGGATTAATAATCGCTGTGAAGCGATTCCGATCATCGGATAAGTTCTCGGCGGCGGCGTTTTCATCTGAAATCGCAACATTGGCAAGGATCCGGCATCGTAACATCGTCCGATTGCTAGGGTGGGGGGCGAATCGGAGGACGAAGTTGCTGTTCTACGACTACTTGCCGAATGGAAATTTGGGCGCGTTGCTACACGAAGGGAATGGGCGCGTGGGGCTAGACTGGGAAAGTAGATTCAAGATAGCGCTGGGCGTGGCGGAGGGATTGGCTTATTTGCACCACGACTGCGTGCCGGCGATATTGCACCGGGACGTGAAGGCTCACAATATTCTGTTGGGAGATCGCTACGAGGCCTGTTTGGCGGACTTTGGGCTCGCTCGATTGGTTGAAGATGGTCCAAGCGGTTCGTCTTCCGCGAACCCACAGTTCGCTGGCTCATACGGCTATTTTGCACCTG AATACGGGTGCATGCTGAGGATCACAGAAAAGAGCGATGTATATAGCTATGGTGTTGTTTTGCTAGAGATAATAACAGGCAAAAAGCCAGCGGATTCGTCATTTGCTGAGGGCCAACATGTAATACAGTGGGTAAGAGAccatttaaagaaaaagaaggatcCGGTTTTGATATTGGATCCAAAACTTCAAGGTCAACCTGACTCGCAAATACAAGAGATTCTACAAGTACTGGGGATCTCTTTACTTTGTACTAGCGACCGCTCTGAAGACCGACCAACGATGAAAGACGTGGCGGCTCTTTTAAGGGAGATCCAACAAGATCAAATGGGAACAGCAACAGAGGCTGCTGAAAAACCTCCACGAAAGAATAGCAATGCAACAAGTTTTGATACAACTACatcgttttcttcttcctcttctatGGCTCCTGCAAGTCATTTGCTTTTCACATTGCCTCTTCAGGAATCATCGCGTTGCTCTTATGCTTCACTATCATCGTCGGGTGCATATATTCCACGCAAATAA